Proteins encoded by one window of Labrus bergylta chromosome 2, fLabBer1.1, whole genome shotgun sequence:
- the LOC109992742 gene encoding nuclear receptor subfamily 5 group A member 2 isoform X2 — MLGDKSHGVTLKVMEYTYDDDLEELCPVCGDKVSGYHYGLLTCESCKGFFKRTVQNNKRYTCAENQECKIDKTQRKRCPFCRFQKCLSVGMRLEAVRADRMRGGRNKFGPMYKRDRALKQQKKALIRSSGFKLESAVPPPTSPLQTDYSFSGTLHSLPTISKSLLPSTPSSIAPTDYEANLYGPPSLGMAMQSHVSITTQYQYTAFPSRAIKAECPDYTSSPESLTGYTYPDMYPSASPQPPSLPPLVLELLRCDPDELVVQNKIVTHLQQEQGGRGRLDKPSNFSLMCRMADQTLFSIVEWARSCIFFKELRVGDQMKLLHNCWSELLVLDHIFRQVQHGQEDSILLVTGQEVELSFVLSQAEATLSGLVQRGQELAARLRALQVDRREIACLKFLLLFNPNVKLLEDQAFVEGVQEQVNGALLEYTLSTYPQFQEKFTQLVVRLPELRSLSSQAEDYLCYMHLSGEVPCNNLLIEMLHAKQACV; from the exons ATGTTGGGAGATAAATCTCACG gtgtGACTCTGAAGGTTATGGAATACACATACGACGATGACCTGGAAGAGCTGTGTCCTGTGTGCGGAGACAAAGTGTCCGGCTATCACTACGGTCTGCTCACCTGCGAGAGCTGCAAG GGCTTCTTCAAGAGGACAGTGCAGAACAACAAAAGGTACACATGTGCGGAGAACCAGGAATGTAAAATAGACAAAACCCAGAGGAAGAGGTGTCCTTTCTGCCGCTTCCAGAAGTGCCTCAGCGTCGGGATGCGACTAGAAG CGGTGCGCGCAGACCGTATGCGTGGGGGGAGGAATAAATTTGGCCCAATGTACAAGAGAGACAGGGCCTTGAAGCAGCAGAAGAAGGCTTTGATACGATCCAGCGGCTTCAAGCTGGAGAGCGCAGTTCCTCCACCGACCTCTCCTCTGCAGACCGACTACAGCTTCAGCGGCACCCTGCACAGCCTGCCCACCATCTCCAAAAGCCTGCTCCCCTCCACCCCGAGCTCCATCGCCCCCACAGACTACGAGGCCAACCTCTATGGACCCCCCTCCCTGGGCATGGCCATGCAGTCCCACGTGTCCATCACCACTCAGTACCAGTACACAGCCTTCCCCAGCAGGGCCATCAAAGCTGAGTGTCCCGACTACACCAGCTCCCCCGAGTCTCTGACAGGATACACCTACCCAGACATGTACCCCTCTGCCTCACCACAGCCCCCCAGCCTTCCTCCGCTGGTGCTGGAGCTGCTGCGCTGCGATCCAGACGAGCTGGTGGTGCAGAATAAGATCGTGACTCACCTGCAGCAGGAGCAAGGGGGCCGCGGCCGCCTGGACAAGCCCAGCAACTTCAGCCTCATGTGTCGCATGGCGGACCAGACCCTCTTCTCCATAGTGGAGTGGGCTCGGAGCTGCATCTTCTTCAAGGAGCTCAGG GTGGGAGATCAAATGAAGCTGCTCCATAACTGCTGGTCTGAACTTCTGGTCCTGGATCACATTTTCAGACAAGTGCAACACGGACAGGAAGACAGTATCCTGCTGGTGACCGGCCAAGAG GTGGAGCTGTCGTTCGTCCTGTCCCAAGCTGAGGCCACTCTGTCCGGTCTGGTCCAGAGGGGTCAGGAGCTGGCGGCGAGGCTGCGGGCGCTGCAGGTGGACCGCAGAGAGATCGCCTGTCTGaaattcctcctccttttcaacccaA acGTGAAGCTCCTGGAGGACCAGGCGTTTGTGGAGGGCGTCCAGGAGCAGGTGAACGGGGCTCTGCTGGAGTACACTCTGTCCACCTACCCTCAGTTCCAGGAGAAGTTCACCCAGCTGGTGGTGCGTCTGCCGGAGCTGCGCTCTCTGAGCTCGCAGGCCGAGGACTACCTGTGCTACATGCACCTGAGCGGAGAGGTGCCCTGCAACAACCTGCTCATCGAGATGCTGCACGCAAAACAAGCGTGTGTGTGA
- the LOC109992742 gene encoding nuclear receptor subfamily 5 group A member 2 isoform X1, with translation MLGDKSHAGVTLKVMEYTYDDDLEELCPVCGDKVSGYHYGLLTCESCKGFFKRTVQNNKRYTCAENQECKIDKTQRKRCPFCRFQKCLSVGMRLEAVRADRMRGGRNKFGPMYKRDRALKQQKKALIRSSGFKLESAVPPPTSPLQTDYSFSGTLHSLPTISKSLLPSTPSSIAPTDYEANLYGPPSLGMAMQSHVSITTQYQYTAFPSRAIKAECPDYTSSPESLTGYTYPDMYPSASPQPPSLPPLVLELLRCDPDELVVQNKIVTHLQQEQGGRGRLDKPSNFSLMCRMADQTLFSIVEWARSCIFFKELRVGDQMKLLHNCWSELLVLDHIFRQVQHGQEDSILLVTGQEVELSFVLSQAEATLSGLVQRGQELAARLRALQVDRREIACLKFLLLFNPNVKLLEDQAFVEGVQEQVNGALLEYTLSTYPQFQEKFTQLVVRLPELRSLSSQAEDYLCYMHLSGEVPCNNLLIEMLHAKQACV, from the exons ATGTTGGGAGATAAATCTCACG caggtgtGACTCTGAAGGTTATGGAATACACATACGACGATGACCTGGAAGAGCTGTGTCCTGTGTGCGGAGACAAAGTGTCCGGCTATCACTACGGTCTGCTCACCTGCGAGAGCTGCAAG GGCTTCTTCAAGAGGACAGTGCAGAACAACAAAAGGTACACATGTGCGGAGAACCAGGAATGTAAAATAGACAAAACCCAGAGGAAGAGGTGTCCTTTCTGCCGCTTCCAGAAGTGCCTCAGCGTCGGGATGCGACTAGAAG CGGTGCGCGCAGACCGTATGCGTGGGGGGAGGAATAAATTTGGCCCAATGTACAAGAGAGACAGGGCCTTGAAGCAGCAGAAGAAGGCTTTGATACGATCCAGCGGCTTCAAGCTGGAGAGCGCAGTTCCTCCACCGACCTCTCCTCTGCAGACCGACTACAGCTTCAGCGGCACCCTGCACAGCCTGCCCACCATCTCCAAAAGCCTGCTCCCCTCCACCCCGAGCTCCATCGCCCCCACAGACTACGAGGCCAACCTCTATGGACCCCCCTCCCTGGGCATGGCCATGCAGTCCCACGTGTCCATCACCACTCAGTACCAGTACACAGCCTTCCCCAGCAGGGCCATCAAAGCTGAGTGTCCCGACTACACCAGCTCCCCCGAGTCTCTGACAGGATACACCTACCCAGACATGTACCCCTCTGCCTCACCACAGCCCCCCAGCCTTCCTCCGCTGGTGCTGGAGCTGCTGCGCTGCGATCCAGACGAGCTGGTGGTGCAGAATAAGATCGTGACTCACCTGCAGCAGGAGCAAGGGGGCCGCGGCCGCCTGGACAAGCCCAGCAACTTCAGCCTCATGTGTCGCATGGCGGACCAGACCCTCTTCTCCATAGTGGAGTGGGCTCGGAGCTGCATCTTCTTCAAGGAGCTCAGG GTGGGAGATCAAATGAAGCTGCTCCATAACTGCTGGTCTGAACTTCTGGTCCTGGATCACATTTTCAGACAAGTGCAACACGGACAGGAAGACAGTATCCTGCTGGTGACCGGCCAAGAG GTGGAGCTGTCGTTCGTCCTGTCCCAAGCTGAGGCCACTCTGTCCGGTCTGGTCCAGAGGGGTCAGGAGCTGGCGGCGAGGCTGCGGGCGCTGCAGGTGGACCGCAGAGAGATCGCCTGTCTGaaattcctcctccttttcaacccaA acGTGAAGCTCCTGGAGGACCAGGCGTTTGTGGAGGGCGTCCAGGAGCAGGTGAACGGGGCTCTGCTGGAGTACACTCTGTCCACCTACCCTCAGTTCCAGGAGAAGTTCACCCAGCTGGTGGTGCGTCTGCCGGAGCTGCGCTCTCTGAGCTCGCAGGCCGAGGACTACCTGTGCTACATGCACCTGAGCGGAGAGGTGCCCTGCAACAACCTGCTCATCGAGATGCTGCACGCAAAACAAGCGTGTGTGTGA